CCGCCCGCCCCATATTTTGGCCGACAGCAGACAGCGATCCCGACAGGGGCAGCAACAGCGCCGCATCACGCCCGCCCACACCCGACCCCCGCGCGCCAAGCGCGCCGCCGCCGCAGGCCGCCAGCGGCACAATCAAGGGAAGAGACCAGGATGCCAGAAGCGATCGACACAAGGTCCGACGGGAAATCGCGGCTGCGGACGGTTGTTCTGTCGTCATCGGTGGTCCTCCTTGGAATCATCGCGCTGAGCGTTGGTCTTGTCTGGTATATGCCAGCGCGGGTGGTGGTGCATCACGCAAACCTGCCTTTGGGCGAGGCGGTGGTATCTGGCAGGGCGTTGGCGGGGGCCGCGGATCTGCCACAGGGGTATCGCGCGGAATGGCGGATCAATGCGGGACGTAGCTTGCTGGCCTTTTCGCCGACATTCGATGTGACTGCGATCGGGCTGGGGGCGGACCTGCGGGGCCGCGTGTCGCTCCTGCCGGGGAAATACACCCTGCGTGCGCTCAGTGGTACCGTGGGGTGGCCGATGGTCACACAGCTGATGCCCGGTCTGGCGATCGGCTGCGATCTGACGGCCAGCTTCGATGATCTGGCGGTCCGTCAGGCGGGTGCTGCGCGTGATGCGTCGGGCGGGCTGCGGACTGGGCCAGGAAGCTGTGCCCGGCTGGACGGCAGCGTCAGCGGCGTGCCGGTACCCGCGCTGATAGCCACGCTGAACGGAGTCGAGGATGGCGTGCAGGGCGTGCTGGCGGCGCAAAGCGCGCCCGACACTCCGTTTGCCACCGCCACGCTGACCGATCAGAACAGACTGATCTTGCGGGTACATGCGGCGGGTGCCCGGCTGGTTCCCGGCATGCCCGCCACATCCGATAGCGAGATAGAGCTGCCGCTGTCGGCCATCCTGCCTTGAGGCGCCGTCAGACCCCCGCAAGGCTGTTCATCGACACGATGGGCAGCAGGATCGCCAACACCATGATCATCACGAACCCGCCCATGATCAGCAGGATCGCCGGTTCGACCAGCGCCACCAGCGCGCGCACCCAGGCATCCAGATCGCGCTGCTGATCGGTTGCGGCACGGTCCAACGCGTCGCCCAGATGGCCACCGGCCTCGCCGCTGGCGACCATCGCGATCAGCATGGCAGGAAAGACCCCGGCCTCTTCCATGGCGCGTTTTAGGCTGATACCCTGCCGGATCTTTTCTGTGGCGTCCACCACGCGGGCGCGCACGAATAGGTTGGGTGTGACGTCGGATGCGGCGGCCAACGCCTCGATCAGGGGCACGCGGCTTTGCACCAACGTGGCCAGCGTGCCTGCGAATTGCGATGCGTTCATGCGCTGGACGACGCGTGCGGTGGGGCGGCGCGTGGCCAGCACTCGGTGCCAGCGCAGTCGGTTCTGCCCTGTGCCCAGCCAGCGTCGGAACCCAAAAGCCGCAGCCACCACCAATCCCAAGGCAATCAGCCCGTATCCGCGCACGAGATCCGATACTGCGATCAGCGCCCGCGTCAGGAACGGCAGGTCCGCGCCGCGCGCGCTGAACACGCGCATGATGTCAGGGATCACAAAGGCCATCAGCATGGTGATGATCGCCAGGCTGACAAAGGCCAGCAGCGCCGGATACAGCAACGCCAGCTGGACGGTCTGGCGGTTTCGGGCGCGGTTCTCAACGAAATTCGCCAGATGCGCCATGACCTGATCCAGCCGCCCCGATTGTTCCCCCGCCCGGACCGAGGCGCGGTAGAAATCGGAAAACACCTGGGGATACCCGGCCAGCGCCTCGCCAAAGGAACGTCCTTCCAGCACCGCGCCGCGCACAGTCAGCAGGATGCCCGCAACCTTGGGCGGCTGCCCCACGGCAATGGCAGACAGTGCGTCTTCGACCCTCAGGCCCGCACCCAGCAGGGTGGACATCTGCCGGGTGACCAGCGTCAGCGCCGACAGGGGGATCCGTGCGCCCTTGCTGCGACGCGGCACGGACGCGGTGTCGGCGCGGGCAGCCTTGCCAGATTGGGCCTTACCGGGCGCCACGCCTTCGACCTCCAGCGGCAGCAGGCCGCGCCCGCGCAGGCCCGCGCGGGCGGCGGCGGCGGTCGCGGCCTCGTACATGCCGCTTTGCGGTTTACCCGCGGCGTCGATGGCTTTGAAACGGAACGCGGGCATGCCCTCAGACCTCTTGCACGACGCGGGCGACGTCCTCGATGGTGGTCAGCCCGGCGCGGATCTGGCGCAGCCCGTCAGTGACCAGACCGGGCCCGTCGCGGCGCGCGGCGTCGGTCAGATCAGCCTCGGACGCACCTTGATGAATCAGGGTTTCCAGATCGCGGGTGATGGCGATCACCTCGTAGATGCCGGCGCGGCCGCGATAGCCCTGACCATGACAGGACGCGCAGCCCGTGGCGCGGAACACCGTCTCGCCCACGGCAAGTCCATCGATCAGCGCCGCATCGGCCTGGGTCGCGGGTTCCGGGCGGCGGCAGTCTGTGCACAGGCGACGCACCAGCCGCTGCGCCACGACGCCGATCAGCATCGGCGCCAGCAGGAACCGTTCGACCCCCATGTCGATCAGCCGCGATACCGCGCCGATGGCGGTGTTGGTGTGCAGGGTGGACAAGACGAAATGGCCCGTCATCGCGGATTCCACGGCGATTTGGGCAGTCTCGCGGTCACGGATTTCGCCCACCATGATCACGTCGGGGTCCTGGCGCAGGATGGCGCGCAGGCCGCGCGCAAAGGTCAGGTCGGTGCGGGCATTCACCTGCATCTGGCCGATCCCGTCCACGGAATACTCGATCGGATCCTCGACCGTCATGATGTTGCGGGTGCGGTCGTTCAGATGATCCAGCGCGGCGTAAAGCGATGTTGTCTTGCCCGACCCGGTCGGCCCCGTCACCAGCAGCATCCCGTCGGGCCGCGCCAGCAGACGGGCAAACACCGCGCCGTCACGCGGGCTCATGCCCAAGCGGTCGAGTCCGAGGCGCGTCTGGTCGCGGTCCAGCAGGCGCATCACCACCCGCTCGCCATATTGCGAGGGGATGGTCGACACGCGGACATCAACCTCGTGGCCGCCCACGCGCAGCGACACGCGCCCGTCCTGCGGAAGGCGTTTTTCGGCGATGTCCAGCCGGGCCATGACCTTGATGCGGCTGACCAACAGGGGCGCCAGTGCGCGCTTGGGTTCGACCATCTGGCGCAGGATGCCGTCGATGCGAAACCGCACGACAAGTCGTTTCTCCTGCGTCTCGATATGGATGTCGGAGGCGTTTTCGCGGATCGCCTCCAGGAGCAGAGCGTTGATCAGGCGCACGACGGGCGCGTCGCCCGACTGGTCCAGCAGGTCGTCCACGACCGCAGCCGTATCAGCCAGCGACGCCAGGTCGTCGTCATCGCCCGCTGCGTCCGATGCATCCGAGGCGTTGTCACGATAGGCCTGTGCCAGCCGCGTGTCGAAATCGGCCTGCGCGACCGGTGCCAGGCGCAGGGCGGGGCCGGCCAGGCGGCGCACCTCGGCAAGGGCGGAGAGGGGGGCTGCGGGGCGGGCTACGCAGACCGGGCCACCCTCGCCCTGTTCCAGAAGAACCCCGTGCTGGCGGGCAAACGCATACGGCAGACGCATGTCGGGGGTCATCGTTCCAGCACCATGGTTGCATTGACCACACCAGGGGCTGGGCGGCGGGACAGGTCTAACTCTGTGGCGCGCAGGGCGCTGTCGCGGGCCATCGCCTCCAGCCACAGGACCAATGTCTGGAACGCAGCGTCGTCCACGGTGACGCGGATGCGCTCGCCTTCCGGTTCCAGACGGCGGATCGTCAGGTCGAACCCTGATGCGGCCTCGGTCACGATGGCGTTCAGCGCGCGGGCGTCGACAGGTCCTGCAGGGGCGGCAGGTACGCTGCCCATTTGCAGCGCGACGAGCGCGCGGTCGTACAATGCGATCTGCTGGCTGGCGGCGTGACGGCGCGACTGCACCGGCTGCCAGATCAGCGTGACTGCAACCCACACCAGCAGTACCGCCGCGCCGATGCCCAGCAGCCAGCGTTCGCGCGGCGTG
The nucleotide sequence above comes from Paracoccus liaowanqingii. Encoded proteins:
- a CDS encoding type II secretion system F family protein, with translation MPAFRFKAIDAAGKPQSGMYEAATAAAARAGLRGRGLLPLEVEGVAPGKAQSGKAARADTASVPRRSKGARIPLSALTLVTRQMSTLLGAGLRVEDALSAIAVGQPPKVAGILLTVRGAVLEGRSFGEALAGYPQVFSDFYRASVRAGEQSGRLDQVMAHLANFVENRARNRQTVQLALLYPALLAFVSLAIITMLMAFVIPDIMRVFSARGADLPFLTRALIAVSDLVRGYGLIALGLVVAAAFGFRRWLGTGQNRLRWHRVLATRRPTARVVQRMNASQFAGTLATLVQSRVPLIEALAAASDVTPNLFVRARVVDATEKIRQGISLKRAMEEAGVFPAMLIAMVASGEAGGHLGDALDRAATDQQRDLDAWVRALVALVEPAILLIMGGFVMIMVLAILLPIVSMNSLAGV
- the gspM gene encoding type II secretion system protein GspM; this encodes MTGTMRDWLPRWLSERTPRERWLLGIGAAVLLVWVAVTLIWQPVQSRRHAASQQIALYDRALVALQMGSVPAAPAGPVDARALNAIVTEAASGFDLTIRRLEPEGERIRVTVDDAAFQTLVLWLEAMARDSALRATELDLSRRPAPGVVNATMVLER
- the gspE gene encoding type II secretion system ATPase GspE, whose translation is MRLPYAFARQHGVLLEQGEGGPVCVARPAAPLSALAEVRRLAGPALRLAPVAQADFDTRLAQAYRDNASDASDAAGDDDDLASLADTAAVVDDLLDQSGDAPVVRLINALLLEAIRENASDIHIETQEKRLVVRFRIDGILRQMVEPKRALAPLLVSRIKVMARLDIAEKRLPQDGRVSLRVGGHEVDVRVSTIPSQYGERVVMRLLDRDQTRLGLDRLGMSPRDGAVFARLLARPDGMLLVTGPTGSGKTTSLYAALDHLNDRTRNIMTVEDPIEYSVDGIGQMQVNARTDLTFARGLRAILRQDPDVIMVGEIRDRETAQIAVESAMTGHFVLSTLHTNTAIGAVSRLIDMGVERFLLAPMLIGVVAQRLVRRLCTDCRRPEPATQADAALIDGLAVGETVFRATGCASCHGQGYRGRAGIYEVIAITRDLETLIHQGASEADLTDAARRDGPGLVTDGLRQIRAGLTTIEDVARVVQEV